From the Nitrospira sp. genome, the window GGAGTGACGGAGGTGAAGACGAAGGTCCTGGGCTTGCCCGATTGGTACATCGAACAGGGACCACAAGATCTGTTGCGGGAACGGTATGGCTTGACGGCCGAAGGGATCTATCAAAGTGTGAAGGAATTAATCGGCAAAGCACCCGCCGAAAAACCGGTGTTCGCGGGCGCGGCGTTGGTCGGCCATCCGCATGGAGACGAACAGGGAAGCTGAAGTGCGTCAAGCGTAACGCGTTGTTCGTGAAGCATCAGCAACGAAGCATACCATGCATATCGCCCGAAGAAAAACTCGGCAGATTCACGTCGGCAATGTGAGGGTCGGGGGGGATGCCCCGGTATCCGTGCAATCCATGTGTTCGACGGACACACGTGATGTAGCCGCGACCATCGCACAGATTCACCAACTCGAAGCAGCCGGCTGCGAAATTATTCGCGTGGCCGTTCCTGACGATGAAGCCGCCCGAGCCCTCCCGCGCATCAAGGCGGCAATGGCCGTCCCGCTGATCGCAGATATCCACTTTGATCATCGGCTTGCCTTGAAGGCCGCGCCTATCGTCGATTGTGTCCGTATCAATCCAGGCAATATCGGCGCCTGGTGGAAAGTTGAAGAAGTGATCAAGGCCGTCAATGAGCGAGGAATTCCTCTTCGAGTCGGTGTCAACGGAGGGTCTCTCGAACGTCCGTTGTTAGAGAAGTATGGTTGGCCTTCTCCCGAGGCTCTGGCAGAGTCGGCGCTCAATGCCGTGCATGCGCTGGAAGATGTGGGCTTCACCAATCTGAAGGTGTCGCTCAAAGCCTCGGACGTGCACCACGCCATCGACGCCTATTGGCTCTTCGCCCATCAGTCGGATTATCCCCTGCATATCGGAATTACTGAGGCCGGGACGGCCATGACCGGGGCGGTGAAGTCTTCCATCGGCCTCGGGTATTTACTTTCACAGGGCATCGGAGACACGTTGCGCGTATCACTGGCTGCTGACCCGGTCGAGGAAGTCAAAGTCGGGTTTGAAATCCTCAAGTCGCTCGAATTGCGTCACCGGGGCATCAATGTCATCGCCTGTCCGACATGTGGGCGTGTCGAAATCGATGTTGTCCGAATGGCAAACGAGCTGGAGAAGAAACTCAGCCACATCAAGACACCGATGAATGTGTCTGTACTCGGATGTGTTGTGAACGGGATTGGGGAAGGAAAAGAAGCCGACATCGGAATCGCCGGCGGTGAGGGCAAGGGTATTTTGTTCAAGAAAGGCAAGCTTGTCCGAAAGGTGCCGATGGAAGAATTGATGGACACGCTCATTGTGGAAGTCGAGCTACTGGCGAAGGAAAAAGAAGCGGAAAGCAACGGCGAAGCGACGGCATCTGTTCCTTCAAGCGAGTGGGAATCGCTGGAACCTCAATTGGAACCCTCTTCGACGCTCGGTAGGGAAATCCCGGTCTTGCCTCATCAGTAGGTGCCTCGCTCACAGCGGCGACGATGCTTCCGCTGCCTCTCTGAAGCTGCACGCCCGTCTCGCCGAGAAACGATTGACGCACTCTGACAGGGTCATGTATTTCTATCTCTGAGTCATGGAATCAAAGCCCACCGGTAATTGGCTCAGTGAGTTCGTTAGATCTCCTCTGTTTGCAAGGCTCGCGAAGGTCGGTCTCCTGATTGCGGCCGTGGTGCACGGCTACATCATCTCGTTCGGACGGTCGTTTCACTTTCGTGACATCGACATCCATCGAGAGATCGGAAGGCGTTTCATCTCCGGCGAATACCTGTACGCCAATGACTACTGCTACATGTATCTTCCCACGACGGGAATTTATTTCGCTCCATTGCTTCTCCTGGAGAGAAACGCAAGCTTGGCTTTACGTTATGTCGTCGCGGTCGGATTCCTGGTCATCACAATTATGCTGTTCCACCACATGCTGTGCGGTACATCCAATTCCACTATGTGGAGTCGGCTCTTGGTCGGTGTGGGTGCGGGAGCGTTGACGCTGCAATTCATCTTGAATGATCTCGACGACGGTGGGCCGCACCTCATGCTACTGGGGATCCTAACCGGTGGAGTCTACGCGATATGGGTCGGAAAAGAATGGCTGGGTGCGACGTTGATCGGACTCGGCATCGTACTCAAGATCACTCCCGCGCTTTTCGTGCTGTTGTTTCTTTGGAAACGGCAGTGGCGATTGGCGTCATCCACAGTGCTCGCAACCGTTTTCTGGATCGTACTGCCCATTCTGTATATGGGCCCCACGAGTTGGTGGGATCATCACACGGAATGGACCAGGAACGCGGTGTTATCCGTGTTTGATCGGCAGCTTGATGGCCGCCAAGAGAATGAACTTCAGAAGGCCAACCTTTCACTCCGCCATACCATGCTGCGGTATTTGGTCACGTACCCACCGGACCATCGCCTACGGCAGGTGGATCCCGGATACAAGCCTGTGTTGGATCTACCGGCGCCGGCCGCGAACGCGATCGTCGGAGCGATTGGGCTGACTCTGCTCGGTCTGTTCGCCTGGTCCAGCCGACGGCCATACCAAGGGCCAGGAGATCCAACGTGGGCGAGGGACTGTGCAGGCACCCTGATTTTGGCCTTGTTATTCTCTCCCATCACCTGGGATCAGCATCTTGTCTGGATGGTCCCGGCGGCCTATGTCGTCGTCGCCGCCGCAGCGAGAGTGAGTGGCCGATTGAGCAGTGCCGGATACGCCATGCTGGGAGTGTATATTGTGCTCACGATGGTGCTGAACTACGAAGTCGTGGGATCAGCCAGGTGGGAAGCGCTGAAGAGTTATCATCACCTCGGCATCGCCATGCTGATTTTGTTTGGGTTGCTGCTCAGCAGCGGTGGCGCTCTGCGCCATGTCCACCCATTCCTCGGGATACGCGCGCCTGCTTCAGGAGTGGTCGGACCAGGGTAAGACATCTCGTCTCGGCCAGCGATGCTTGTGACCTCTTTTCTTGCGCGGCTTCTTGAATTAGGACTCATGGCCCCAATGGGCTAGGCTTGCTGAGAGCTGATTCGACGGTTAATCAGTTTGGTCTCTGTGTTGAGTTCCGGTAACACAGGCTACTATAATGCCGCCTCTCAGAGGCGCCGTACCCAAG encodes:
- the ispG gene encoding flavodoxin-dependent (E)-4-hydroxy-3-methylbut-2-enyl-diphosphate synthase, whose product is MHIARRKTRQIHVGNVRVGGDAPVSVQSMCSTDTRDVAATIAQIHQLEAAGCEIIRVAVPDDEAARALPRIKAAMAVPLIADIHFDHRLALKAAPIVDCVRINPGNIGAWWKVEEVIKAVNERGIPLRVGVNGGSLERPLLEKYGWPSPEALAESALNAVHALEDVGFTNLKVSLKASDVHHAIDAYWLFAHQSDYPLHIGITEAGTAMTGAVKSSIGLGYLLSQGIGDTLRVSLAADPVEEVKVGFEILKSLELRHRGINVIACPTCGRVEIDVVRMANELEKKLSHIKTPMNVSVLGCVVNGIGEGKEADIGIAGGEGKGILFKKGKLVRKVPMEELMDTLIVEVELLAKEKEAESNGEATASVPSSEWESLEPQLEPSSTLGREIPVLPHQ
- a CDS encoding glycosyltransferase 87 family protein, with the protein product MESKPTGNWLSEFVRSPLFARLAKVGLLIAAVVHGYIISFGRSFHFRDIDIHREIGRRFISGEYLYANDYCYMYLPTTGIYFAPLLLLERNASLALRYVVAVGFLVITIMLFHHMLCGTSNSTMWSRLLVGVGAGALTLQFILNDLDDGGPHLMLLGILTGGVYAIWVGKEWLGATLIGLGIVLKITPALFVLLFLWKRQWRLASSTVLATVFWIVLPILYMGPTSWWDHHTEWTRNAVLSVFDRQLDGRQENELQKANLSLRHTMLRYLVTYPPDHRLRQVDPGYKPVLDLPAPAANAIVGAIGLTLLGLFAWSSRRPYQGPGDPTWARDCAGTLILALLFSPITWDQHLVWMVPAAYVVVAAAARVSGRLSSAGYAMLGVYIVLTMVLNYEVVGSARWEALKSYHHLGIAMLILFGLLLSSGGALRHVHPFLGIRAPASGVVGPG